In Kwoniella dejecticola CBS 10117 chromosome 4, complete sequence, one genomic interval encodes:
- a CDS encoding mRNA 3'-end-processing protein YTH1, producing MAAAASSSTPLDPHLGRAADFVRPDFHQVNLDIEGYLKSQKRLKLDADAQICPLSLTPLGCPLPPSQCPYRHTVPSPANFVPPPTLPAHPREREKKLTVCKHYLRNLCKMGDNCEYTHDWNLRTMPICVMFLKQGKCELGGECLYFHQRDRRVECPDYNRGFCLLGPGCPRKHIRRRLCPAYQVGFCPDGKECKMVHPASDRPKAEEYVNPIPPDPTQFSGPPPQLPAGYGRWREYKYDPNAVVVPAPAWVEGGSLSGWRAGGFLSSNARRNDGDRDSGSGPSGRSGQSHHSHHNSNHHSDVPVGAPAGYEKKTGWVKDLSTVLCFRCNTYGHFANACPNSAVPGDRGGLKRERD from the exons ATGGCGGCAGCAGCCAGTTCGTCGACACCCCTTGATCCGCATCTTGGTCGAGCGGCAGATTTCGTCAGGCCCGATTTCCATCAGGTCAATTTGGATATCGAGGGGTACTTGAAATCTCAGAAGAGGCTCAAACTTGATGCAG ACGCCCAGATATGTccactctcactcactccCCTCGGATGTCCCCTACCGCCCTCTCAATGCCCTTATCGGCACACCGTCCCTTCTCCAGCAAACTTCGTACCCCCTCCGACCCTACCTGCCCACCCTCGAGAACGCGAGAAAAAACTGACCGTTTGTAAACATTATTTACGGAATCTCTGTAAGATGGGGGACAATTGCGAGTACACACACGACTGGAATCTACGTACGATGCCCATCTGCGTGATGTTTCTGAAACAGGGCAAATGTGAACTGGGTGGAGAATGCCTGTATTTCCATCAGAGGGATAGGAGGGTAGAATGCCCCGATTATAATCGTGGATTCTGTCTATTGGGCCCGGGGTGCCCGAGGAAACATATTAGAAGGAGGTTGTGCCCTGCGTATCAGGTTGGGTTTTGTCCTGATGGGAAGGAATGTAAGATGGTGCA TCCCGCTTCCGACCGACCTAAAGCCGAAGAATACGTTAACCCAATCCCACCTGATCCAACGCAGTTCTCTGGTCCTCCACCGCAATTACCGGCAGGCTACGGCCGATGGCGGGAATACAAATACGATCCGAACGCCGTGGTCGTACCCGCCCCCGCATGGGTTGAGGGAGGTTCATTGAGCGGCTGGAGGGCAGGTGGATTTTTGTCGTCGAACGCAAGGAGGAACGACGGTGATAGGGATAGTGGAAGTGGACCCTCGGGTAGATCAGGTCAGAGTCATCATAGTCATCACAACAGTAATCATCATAGTGATGTCCCGGTTGGGGCGCCTGCTGGgtacgagaagaagactggtTGGGTCAAGGATTTATCTACGGTATTGTGTTTC CGATGTAATACCTATGGACACTTTGCGAACGCTTGTCCGAATTCGGCTGTTCCTGGAGATAGAGGTGggctgaagagggagagagatTGA
- a CDS encoding translation initiation factor aIF-2: MPPKKGAKKGGKKNQDDEEFWEKKEAALASTPQAGSDAEDIPQPAKSGKGKKTGGVFDLLDDGDAVEDDDEGGDLMAMIAANAAKKKDKKKNKKQKYDFDDDEDAPSPAAEVDTKPNLDDEWPEDDVKPKKGKKDKKNKKKNNVVDEDEDMAEPPAASEEPSTAVNLDDEWPEEDVKPKKGKKGKKGKKAQDDEEEDLDAILEKAAAERKAAEEAAKAAEPTPAPAPEPAAQADEDEDGDEGPKILTKAQKEKLKKEKEKAKKKAQAAAKKATAPTPAADEATPSAPEPAAEAEEDEGDEEAGGGDKKKKKKKKPAAKAPEPAPAAKGKKVPAHIAAMQAAMEEKKKLEEEARRVEEERLRAIEEEEKRMAEEEARIAEAKAAKKAKEKEKAAKAKAEGRALTPAQKREKAAAEARKQAMLASGMVVAGLQDGGAAPEAKKKVVYGNRKKQQQQKPKETATPPPEPASPAPASTEKKAEPTPAPAKEESEDEWDKSEDEVEKVVAEVEKLKVEESEDDWDKSSDEETPAPAPVPAAKPAAPAAKATPAPAPATATAPATAKSAPKANGKPAPAEESSSEEESSEEETDSDDDDDSDDESDSEDEAAARKALALEKIEKRKQAAQAAGSKEDLRSPICCILGHVDHGKTKLLDQIRQTSVAEGEAGGITQQIGATFFPKSAIVEKTAVVNPENETDVKIPGLLIIDTPGHESFSNLRTRGSSLCNIAILVVDITQGLEPQTIESINLLKKGRTPFIVALNKIDRMYGWEAKKNAGFRETLNSQKAFVKSEFEDRVKAAKLAFAEQGFNAELFDENKNLGRNISLVPTSAITGEGIPDMLLLLVKLTQERMNANLMYISELECTILEVKIIEGLGTTIDVILSNGVMKEGDKIVLCGSDGPIVTNVRALLTPQPLRELRIKSAYVHNKEVKAALGVKISAPGLEKAIAGAKLYVAHDDDEVEAYKDMAMDDLSSLAKFVTKSGKGVWVQASTLGSLEALLTFLQQMKIPVFNFGIGPVYKSTIVKAGIMLDRAPEYAVIMAFDVTIEKEAEELAKKAGMKVFSSMVIYHLFDAFQKYMAEVQESRRKEAAPNAVWPVRMKILKAFAHRDPIILGCDIIEGSMRVGTPVGVVKVDKASGKREIITLGKITSLEINHKPFTIVKKAQVGAGVAVKIERAPYQTARMFNRHFDEHDEVVSLITRQSIDTLKTTFRDQVEMGDWAIIKKMKTEQGVA; the protein is encoded by the exons ATGCCGCCTAAGAAGGGAGCCAAGAAAGGTGGCAAGAAAAatcaagacgatgaggagtTCTG ggagaagaaggaagctgctTTGGCCAGTACGCCACAAGCAGGAAGTGACGCAGAAGATATACCTCAACCTGCCAAATCTGGAAAAGGCAAGAAAACAGGAGGAGTGTTCGACTTGCTCGATGACGGCGATGCggtagaagacgatgatgagggtggCGATTTAATG GCTATGATCGCTGCTAATGCAGctaagaagaaagacaagaagaagaacaagaagcaAAAATACgattttgacgatgacgaagacgcaCCATCCCCAGCAGCTGAGGTAGATACGAAACCGAACTTGGACGATGAATGGCCGGAAGACGATgtgaagccgaagaaggggaagaaggacaagaaaaacaagaagaagaataacgtagttgacgaagatgaagatatggCTGAACCACCAGCAGCATCGGAAGAGCCCAGTACAGCGGTGAACCTAGATGACGAGTGGCCAGAGGAAGACGTCAAGCCTAAGAAGGGcaaaaagggaaagaaaggaaagaaggctcaagatgatgaagaggaagatctggatgcTATACTGGAAAAAGCTGCTGCCGAGCGGAAAGCGGCAGAGGAAGCTGCGAAAGCTGCTGAACCCACGCCGGCTCCTGCACCGGAACCTGCTGCTCAggcggatgaggatgaagatggagatgaaggacCCAAG ATCCTGACGAAAGCTCAAAAGGAGAAactgaagaaggaaaaggagaag GctaagaagaaggctcagGCCGCTGCCAAGAAAGCCACTGCTCCTACACctgcagctgacgaagcTACCCCCTCGGCGCCCGAACCTgctgctgaggctgaggaggatgagggagacgaagaagctggcGGAGGtgacaagaagaagaagaaaaagaagaagcctGCTGCCAAGGCACCTGAGCCCGCTCCGGCGgccaagggaaagaaggtcCCGGCTCATATCGCCGCTATGCAAGCTGCtatggaggagaagaagaagttggaagaggaagccagaagagtggaagaagagcgacTAAGAGCtatagaagaagaggagaagaggatggcggaagaagaggctaGAATAGCGGAAGCTAaggcagctaagaaagcgaaagagaaggagaaggctgCTAAAGCAAAGGCTGAAGGACGAGCACTTACTCCTGCTcaaaagagggagaaggctGCCGCCGAAGCCAGAAAACAGGCAATGCTAGCTTCGGGGATGGTAGTTGCTGGACTTCAAGATGGTGGAGCTGCTCCAGAGGCtaagaagaaggtggtttACGGCAACAGGAAaaagcagcaacaacagaaACCAAAGGAAACAGCTACGCCACCTCCGGAGCCTGCTTCTCCGGCACCGGCATCCactgagaagaaagctgagcCGACTCCTGCGCCAGCAAAGGAGGAAAGTGAGGATGAATGGGATAAATCCGAAGACGAAGTTGAGAAAGTCGTGGCTGAAGTTGAGAAGCTCAAAGTGGaggaatcggaagatgacTGGGACAAATCgtcagacgaagagactcCCGCTCCTGCCCCAGTACCTGCTGCTAAAcctgctgctcctgctgcgAAGGCCACACccgcccctgctcctgctacGGCCACTGCTCCCGCGACTGCCAAGTCTGCCCCCAAAGCCAACGGCAAACCCGCACCAGCCGAAGAGTCCTCTTCTGAAGAGGAATCATCGGAGGAAGAAACCGAttcggacgatgatgacgactcGGATGACGAGTCTGATtccgaagatgaagctgctGCCAGAAAGGCACTTGCCCTCGAAAAGATCGAGAAAAGGAAACAAGCTGCTCAGGCTGCGGGCTCCAAGGAAGATCTGCGATCGCCTATCTGTTGTATCTTGGGACATGTAGATCACGGTAAAACTAAATTGCTTGATCAG ATCCGACAAACGTCCGTTgcagaaggtgaagctgGTGGTATCACACAACAAATCGGTGCTACCTTCTTCCCTAAATCAGCTATTGTAGAGAAAACAGCAGTGGTCAACCCG GAAAACGAGACCGATGTCAAAATCCCTGGTTTACTCATTATCGATACTCCAGGACACGAGTCCTTCTCTAACTTGCGTACAAGAGGTTCTTCCTTGTGTAACATTGCTATCTTGGTAGTAGACATTACCCAGGGTCTTGAACCGCAAACCATCGAGTCTATCAACTTGCTTAAGAAAGGTCGAACGCCATTTATTGTGGCTTTGAATAAGATTGATAGAATGTACGGGTgggaagccaagaagaacgcCGGATTCCGAGAAACCCTCAACTCGCAGAAAGCATTTGTCAAGAGCGAGTTTGAAGATCGAGTCAAAGCTGCCAAGCTCGCTTTCGCCGAACAAGGATTCAACGCTGAATTGTTCGACGAAAACAAGAACCTCGGTAGAAACATCTCTTTGGTACCTACCTCAGCTATAACGGGTGAAGGTATACCTGAtatgttgttgttgttggtcaAACTTACTCAAGAGCGAATGAACGCCAACTTGATGTATATCTCCGAACTTGAATGTACGATCTTGGAAgtgaagatcatcgaaggaTTGGGTACGACGATCGATGTGATCTTGAGTAATGGTGTCATGAAAGAAGGAGACAAGATTGTGCTGTGCGGTTCAGACGGTCCGATAGTCACCAATGTCAGAGCGTTGTTGACACCTCAACCATTACGGGAATTGcgaatcaag TCCGCTTATGTCCATAAtaaagaagtcaaagctgcttTGGGAGTGAAAATTTCCGCTCCAGGATTGGAAAAAGCCATTGCAGGAGCCAAGCTATACGTGGCTcacgacgacgacgaggtggaagcaTATAAAGATATGGCGATGGACGACTTATCTTCCCTAGCGAAATTCGTGACGAAATCAGGAAAAGGTGTTTGGGTACAAGCCTCGACTCTTGGATCATTAGAAGCGCTCTTGACTTTCTTACAACAAATGAAGATCCCAGTATTCAATTTCGGTATTGGACCGGTATATAAGTCGACGATTGTCAAAGCTGGGATCATGCTGGATCGGGCGCCTGAGTACGCGGTGATTATGGCGTTTGATGTGACGATTGagaaagaggcggaagagttGGCTAAGAAAGCTGGCATGAAGGTGTTTAGCT CCATGGTCATCTACCACTTGTTCGACGCGTTCCAGAAGTACATGGCGGAGGTTCAGGAATCTCGAAGAAAGGAAGCTGCTCCGAACGCAGTATGGCCCGTCCGAATGAAGATTCTCAAAGCGTTTGCGCACCGTGATCCGATCATCTTGGGATGTGATATCATTGAAGGATCGATGCGGGTCGGTACGCCCGTCGGAGTGGTCAAGGTTGATAAAGCCAGTGGGAAGAGAGAGATAATCACTCTTGGTAAAAT AACATCGCTTGAAATAAATCACAAGCCATTCACGATCGTCAAGAAGGCGCAAGTGGGAGCTGGTGTGGCCGTCAAGATCGAACGAGCACCTTATCAGACAGCTAGGATGTTCAACAGGCA CTtcgatgaacatgatgaagTGGTATCATTGATTACTAGACAGAGTATAGATACCTTGA AAACGACTTTCCGAGATCAAGTGGAGATGGGAGACTGGGCGATAAtaaagaagatgaagactgAACAAGGGGTGGCATAG